The following proteins come from a genomic window of Nothobranchius furzeri strain GRZ-AD chromosome 1, NfurGRZ-RIMD1, whole genome shotgun sequence:
- the st8sia1 gene encoding alpha-N-acetylneuraminide alpha-2,8-sialyltransferase, with the protein MLARCYRAKLSVWAALCVLVLCWFYAFPVYRIPSDKEIVEEVLRQGEVWQKNQTGIDLYRKLLTDCCDPKRMFAVTKENSPMGKVMWYDGEFYHSHTVNNETYAVFAQSNPLQLPLKKCAVVGNGGILRNSKCGRDIDQADFIMRCNLPPLTKKYVDDVGTRTHLVTANPSIIEKRHQNLLWSRKAFVDSMKVYGSSYIYMPAFSMKPGTEPSLRAYYALSDTSSNLTMLFANPEFLRSVGKFWKAHDIHAKRLSTGLFLVSLALGLCDEVTAYGFWPFSVGLDEQPISHHYYDNILPYKWFHAMPEEFMQLWRLHKSGTLRMRVGRCPPQNGES; encoded by the exons ATGTTGGCGCGATGTTACCGGGCCAAGCTGTCGGTGTGGGCAGCTCTGTGCGTGCTGGTGCTCTGCTGGTTTTACGCGTTCCCGGTCTACAGGATCCCCAGCGACAAAGAAATAGTGGAGGAGGTGCTGAGGCAGGGCGAAGTGTGGCAGAAGAACCAGACGGGCATTGATCTGTACAG GAAGTTGCTGACGGACTGTTGCGATCCGAAGCGCATGTTTGCCGTGACGAAGGAGAACTCACCAATGGGGAAGGTCATGTGGTACGACGGCGAGTTTTACCACTCGCACACTGTCAACAACGAGACATATGCAGTATTTGCTCAG AGCAAccctctgcagctgccgctgaaaaAGTGTGCGGTTGTGGGAAACGGTGGCATCCTCAGAAACAGCAAGTGTGGCCGGGACATCGACCAGGCCGACTTCATTATGCG atgTAATCTTCCTCCTCTTACAAAGAAATACGTGGACGATGTGGGAACAAGAACACATCTGGTTACTGCCAATCCCAGCATCATAGAAAAAAG GCATCAGAACCTTCTGTGGTCTAGAAAAGCTTTTGTGGACAGTATGAAGGTCTATGGCTCAAGCTACATCTACATGCCAGCGTTTTCCATGAAGCCCGGCACTGAGCCATCGCTGCGGGCATATTATGCActctcagacacctcctccaACCTCACCATGCTCTTTGCAAATCCTGAGTTCCTGCGCTCTGTGGGTAAATTCTGGAAAGCCCACGACATTCACGCCAAGCGCCTCTCCACTGGGCTGTTTCTGGTCAGCCTGGCCCTGGGGCTGTGTGATGAGGTCACAGCTTACGGCTTCTGGCCTTTCTCCGTCGGCCTGGACGAGCAACCCATCAGCCACCATTACTATGACAACATTTTGCCCTACAAGTGGTTCCATGCCATGCCCGAGGAGTTCATGCAACTTTGGCGCTTGCACAAAAGTGGCACACTGCGTATGAGGGTGGGTCGCTGTCCCCCTCAGAATGGAGAGAGTTAG